Part of the Dehalobacter sp. genome is shown below.
ACGGCTGTTTGCCATCATCTTTGTTTGTGCCAGTACAGTTGTAACTGTTTATGCTCTCTGGAGTTCCTACAGCTATGCTGAGGCCCAGCGTCAAAAAATTTACGTGCTCGACCAGGGAAAATCGCTGATACTGGCCCTTTCGCAGGATTTGGCACAAAACAGGCCAGTGGAGGCCAAAGACCATATCAGGCGTTTCCATGAACTGTTTTTTACACTATCGCCCGACAAGGATGCCATTGAA
Proteins encoded:
- the traK gene encoding conjugative transposon protein TraK; amino-acid sequence: MEFKPLKNIESSFKLIRLFAIIFVCASTVVTVYALWSSYSYAEAQRQKIYVLDQGKSLILALSQDLAQNRPVEAKDHIRRFHELFFTLSPDKDAIEHNINRALYLSDKSAFTIYKDLVESGYFNRVISGNVTQRIWVDSISSNFNNYPYE